From Natator depressus isolate rNatDep1 chromosome 7, rNatDep2.hap1, whole genome shotgun sequence, the proteins below share one genomic window:
- the EFCAB12 gene encoding EF-hand calcium-binding domain-containing protein 12, protein MTGEDLLKDTTSVKPELVLQHCFKQYRLRDLYPKFFFKVKPSTFGPPKSRRRIIIAPLMVRPASAGSKPIQTTAIDEKEEAAAWQVHAEVESCPRTPEEPSEADDLPKLEAWITERRKLQSQLDSLVDVEKWLGQKLCTTEQEDRVLENLQDCRAVRKAKRQLAATRNLETLLPKHDLPPQRRVIPLINAPYPQSLITLHNLLHKQKLKMVDLFRKADKDKKRFMRSDFIKVIKGAKVPISDNDLEDVIIFLTSSNRGNFITSDDLVECQNIWLDTMRDQTKQPGEAKTACPQLHTRKALSKTVSRPASAAGKTKETQPLAPSKPGAKLTLLEVPLIHTKPNQRPLSYEEMEEVGKRCRERKRWEKAKVNPIQWLECCRLVRSGNKAIDEHCLPSTMDSEMGEITDQHRRTCYMVYLQCLKLCKEYNIPLTEKVLEKALLYPGDKIIKEGAYVRKIRQPGGPYTTMDGSHHQRRLLLSKQELRNALKGDAKNGMHGKQKAHRGSWMSFEDYEQLTRRLHVKWSNQSYKSHDNNFWPGHLLDKLRIYLPQIEPNQEHALFSYVRPTPPVYPGIYNPHRSWPISDQGYVTYGNTETQKY, encoded by the exons ATGACTGGGGAAGATTTGCTCAAAGACACTACCAGCGTCAAGCCGGAACTGGTCTTACAGCACTGTTTTAAACAATACAGACTCAGAGATTTGTATCCAAAGTTTTTCTTTAAAGTGAAACCAAGTACATTTGGGCCACCCAAATCCAGACGACGCATTATTATCGCACCTCTGATGGTaagaccagcttctgctggttcAAAACCCATTCAGACCACTGCCATCGATGAAAAGGAGGAAGCCGCTGCCTGGCAAGTGCATGCTGAGGTAGAAAGCTGTCCCCGCACGCCAGAAGAACCTTCAGAGGCAGATGATCTACCAAAGCTGGAAGCTTGGATAACGGAAAGGAGAAAGCTCCAGTCTCAATTGGATAGCCTTGTGGATGTTGAAAAATGGCTAGGTCAAAAACTTTGCACCACCGAGCAAGAAGATAGAGTCCTGGAAAACTTACAGGACTGCAGAGCAGTGAGGAAGGCTAAAAGGCAGTTAGCTGCGACCAGAAATCTTGAA ACCCTGCTGCCAAAGCACGACCTGCCTCCTCAAAGAAGAGTCATCCCCCTTATCAACGCTCCCTATCCCCAGTCCCTCATCACACTGCATAACCTTCTGCATAAACAAAAGCTCAAGATGGTGGACTTATTCAGGAAGGCGGATAAGGACAAGAAGCGGTTCATGAGATCAGACTTCATTAAAGTTATCAAGGGG gccAAAGTCCCTATCAGTGACAATGACCTGGAAGATGTGATCATCTTCCTTACTTCTTCAAACCGTGGGAATTTTATAACCAGTGACGATCTGGTTGAATGTCAAAATATATGGCTGGACACAATGAGAGATCAGACGAAACAACCTGGGGAGGCAAAAACAG CGTGTCCCCAGCTTCACACCCGAAAAGCTCTTTCTAAAACTGTTAGTCGTCCAGCATCTGCTGCTGGCAAAACCAAAGAGACACAGCCACTTGCTCCTAGTAAACCTGGAGCAAAATTAACGCTGTTAGAAGTTcctcttatccacaccaagccgAATCAGAGACCTCTGAGCTATGAGGAAATGGAGGAGGTTGGGAAGAGATGCAGAGAGAGGAAACGATGGGAGAAG GCGAAGGTCAACCCAATACAATGGCTGGAATGCTGTCGGCTGGTGAGATCTGGAAACAAGGCCATTGATGAACATTGCTTGCCATCTACAATGGATAGTGAAATGGGGGAAATAACGGATCAGCATCGAAGGACCTGCTACATGGTCTATCTGCAGTGTCTCAAATTATGCAAGGAATATAACATTCCACTTACCGAAAAGGTCCTGGAAAAAG CCCTGCTGTACCCAGGagacaaaataataaaagaaggAGCATACGTGCGGAAGATCAGACAGCCGGGGGGTCCCTACACAACAATGGATGGGAGTCACCACCAAAGACGACTGCTTTTAAGCAAACAAGAATTAAGAAATGCATTAAAAGGGGATGCCAAAAATGG AATGCATGGAAAGCAGAAGGCACACAGAGGCAGCTGGATGTCATTTGAGGATTATGAACAGTTAACAAG ACGTCTGCACGTGAAGTGGTCCAATCAGAGCTACAAGTCTCACGACAATAACTTCTGGCCAGGTCACCTTCTGGACAAGCTGCGTATTTATCTCCCACAGATAGAGCCTAATCAGGAGCATGCCCTGTTCAGCTATGTTCGTCCAACACCACCTGTCTATCCTGGCATCTACAACCCACACCGCAGCTGGCCAATCAGTGACCAGGGATACGTGACCTATGGAAATACTGAGACTCAAAAGTATTGA